Proteins from one Hoplias malabaricus isolate fHopMal1 chromosome 2, fHopMal1.hap1, whole genome shotgun sequence genomic window:
- the LOC136687339 gene encoding NACHT, LRR and PYD domains-containing protein 3-like: MMEPDNMTDFSCGKCDSKKRFKTCPVQYPKMEESMDLDEYKPVDDVLLSVSERNRVSLKNKYESLFEGFKTQENKILLNRVNTQLYIIEGEREGVNEEHEVLQIENKHWKRNLPDTPINCLDIFNPVQYEEREEDKNPQVEKLKSVLTKGIAGIGKTVSVQKFILDWAEGKANQDIEFMFVLPFRELNLIKDKQYSLHGLLCDLHPELRGLDTKEYDVCKTAFIFDGLDESRIPLKFSECEKVSYVTKVSSVDVLMTNLIKGDLLPSAHIWITSRPAAANQIPSQYISRVTEIQGFNDPQKEEYFRKRISDQDQADRVISHIKTTRSLHIMCHIPVFCWISATVLQQIMKQGTTEIPKTLTAMYSHFLCTQTLMRKEKCLKGQGRGTKKELLKSNRNMFLKLSELAFKQLIKGNVMFYEDDLRECGIDVTEASVYSGICTEIFREESVLYQRKVYCFVHLSFQEFLAAFYVFHCYVNKNMKELQLLKPGNMKQPGKVSLDELLREAVCSALKSKTGHLDLFLRFLLGISLDSNQQLLQDLLTHTVSSSQTLKKTVQYIKRIIQSEDLPSDRSINLFLCLTEMNHSFLSREVHECLKPEKRSEKELSTGECLALAYMLVNSDEVLDELDLRKYKTTEKGFYRLIPALINCRKAVLTGCKLTTVSCETLGSALKSPNSPLKELDLSNSDLQYSGLKLLSDGLKSLNCKLEILRLNLCKLGEKSCENLGSVLLVNSSLKELDLSNNDLQDSGVEKLSAALKNSLCKLETLRLGVCKLRLRSCEDLGSVFWVNSSLKELDLSNNDLQDSGVEKLSAGLKISHCKLETLRLAGCKLGETSCKYMGSVLLVNSSLKEMDLSNNDLQDSGVEKLSAALKNSLCKLETLRLSFCLVTMEGCACLASALSSNPSHLKELDLSYNHPGDTGVKLLTVKLEDPHCRLDTLRLEHAGEIRMRPGPRKYACELTLDPNTVHTDLSLSEGNRKVERVWEKQSYPDHPERFEFWEQVLSRESLTGRCYWETDWNGGVEWGRVNISVTYKSIRRKGGSDCRFGLNEKSWNLECANESYSICHNNVITAITPPPSRSNRVGVYVDCPAGILSFYSISPDTHTLTHLHTLRTTFTEPLYAGFRLYYLYSSVSLRHIE, from the exons ATGATGGAGCCTGATAATATGACAGATTTCAGCTGTGGAAAGTGTGACTCAAA aaagaggtttaaaaCATGTCCAGTTCAGTATCCAAAAATGGAGGAGTCCATGGACCTGGATGAATACAAACCAGTGGATGACGTTCTGCTCAGTgtctcagagagaaacagagtcaGCCTGAAGAACAAGTACGAGAGCTTATTTGAGGGATTCAAAACACAAGAGAATAAAATCCTCCTGAACAGGGTTAACACTCAGCTCTACATCattgagggagagagggaaggagtgaATGAGGAACATGAAGTTTTACAGATTGAAAACAAACACTGGAAACGAAACCTGCCAGATACACCAATAAACTGTTTAGACATATTTAACCCTGTACA ATatgaagaaagagaagaagataaAAATCCACAAGTGGAAAAACTGAAAAGCGTTCTGACTAAAGGCATTGCTGGCATtggaaaaactgtctctgtgcagaagttcattctggactgggctGAAGGAAAAGCCAATCAGGATATAGAGTTCATGTTTGTGCTTCCATTCCGAGAGCTGAACCTGATTAAAGACAAACAGTACAGTCTTCATGGACTTCTGTGTGACCTTCATCCTGAGCTCCGAGGTCTGGACACAAAGGAATATGACGTGTGTAAAACTGCGTTCATATTTGACGGCCTCGATGAAAGCAGAATTCCACTGAAGTTctcagagtgtgagaaagtgtcaTACGTGACCAAGGTGTCTTCAGTGGACGTGTTGATGACAAACCTCATCAAAGGAGacctgcttccctctgctcacaTCTGGATAACCTCCAgaccagcagcagccaatcagatcccctCTCAGTACATCAGTCGTGTGACAGAAATTCAGGGATTCAATGATCCACAGAAGgaggagtacttcaggaagaggATTAGTGACCAAGACCAAGCCGACCGTGTCATCTCCCACATTAAGACGACGAGGAGTCTCcacatcatgtgccacattccagtcttctgctggatctcagcAACTGTGCTTCAGCAAATCATGAAACAAGGGACCACAGAAATCCCTAAAACTCTGACTGCAATGTACTCACACTTCCTGTGCACTCAGACACTCATGAGGAAGGAAAAGTGTTTAAAAGGACAAGGGAGAGGAACTAAAAAAGAGCTCTTAAAATCCAACAGGAACATGTTTCTGAAACTGTCTGAACTGGCTTTCAAACAGCTGATCAAGGGAAATGTGATGTTCTATGAAGATGACCTGAGAGAGTGTGggattgatgtcactgaggcctcagtgtaCTCTGGGATTTGCACTGAGATCTTTAGGGAGGAGTCTGTGCTTTACCAGAGGAAGGTTTACTGCTTTGTGCATCTGAGCTTTCAGGAGTTCCTGGCTGCTTtctatgtgtttcactgctatGTGAACAAGAACATGAAGGAACTGCAGCTTTTAAAGCCTGGAAACATGAAGCAGCCTGGCAAAGTTTCATTGGACGAGCTGCTAAGAGAAGCTGTGTGTTCAGCTTTGAAAAGTAAAACTGGACACCTGGATCTGTTTCTCCGTTTTCTTTTGGGCATCTCACTGGATTCCAATCAACAACTTCTGCAGgacctactgacacacacagtgagcagtTCACAGACCCTCAAGAAAACAGTTCAGTACATCAAACGCATAATACAATCAGAGGATCTTCCTTCTGACAGATCTATCAACCTGTTCCTCTGTCTCACTGAAATGAATCACTCATTTTTATCCAGGGAAGTTCATGAGTGTCTTAAGCCAGAGAAACGCTCAGAAAAGGAACTGTCTACTGGAGAGTGTTTAGCGTTAGCCTACATGCTTGTGAATTCAGATGAGGTGCTGGATGAATTGGACTTGAGGAAGTACAAAACCACTGAGAAGGGTTTCTACAGATTGATCCCAGCCCTGATCAACTGCAGAAaggctgt ACTAACGGGTTGTAAACTCACCACTGTTTCCTGTGAAACTCTTGGCTCTGCTCTAAAATCACCAAATTCTCCCCTGAAAGAGCTTGACCTCAGTAACAGTGACTTGCAGTATTCAGGATTGAAGCTGTTGTCTGACGGACTAAAGAGCTTAAACTGTAAATTGGAGATACTCAG ACTAAATTTGTGTAAACTTGGGGAAAAGTCTTGTGAAAATCTGGGctcagttttactggtgaactcctccctgaaagaactggacctcagtaacaatgacctgcaggattcaggagtggagaagctctctgctgcactgaagaattcactctgtaaactggagacactcag ACTAGGTGTGTGTAAACTTAGATTAAGATCTTGTGAAGATCTGGGGTCAGTTTTTTGggtgaactcctccctgaaagaactggacctcagtaacaatgacctgcaggattcaggagtggagaagctctctgctggactgaagatttcacactgtaaactggagacactcag acTAGCGGGGTGTAAACTTGGAGAAACCTCTTGCAAATATATGGGctcagttttactggtgaactcctccctgaaagaaatggacctcagtaacaatgacctgcaggattcaggagtggagaagctctctgctgcactgaagaattcactctgtaaactggagacactcag ATTGTCATTTTGTTTGGTTACAATGGAAGGCTGTGCTTGTCTTGCTTCAGCTCTGAGCTCAAACCCCTCACACCTAAAAGAACTGGATCTGAgctacaatcacccaggagacACAGGAGTGAAGCTGCTCACTGTTAAACTGGAGGATCCACACTGCAGACTGGACACACTCAG GTTGGAACATGCAGGAGAGATCAGGATGAGACCAGGACcaagaaaat ATGCCTGTGAGCTCACACTGGACccaaacacagtgcacacagacctctctctgtctgaggggaACAGGAAGGTGGAGCGTGTTTGGGAGAAACAGTCATATCCtgatcatccagagagattTGAGTTTTGGGAACAGGTTTTGAGTAGAGAGAGTCtgactggacgctgttactgggaaacTGACTGGAATGGTGGGGTGGAGTGGGGGAGAGTTAATATTTCAGTGACATATAAATCAATCAGGAGAAAAGGAGGCAGTGATTGTAGGTTTGGACTTAATGAAAAGTCCTGGAATCTGGAGTGCGCTAATGAGAGTTACTCTATCTGTCACAACAATGTGATCACTGCTATCACTCCCCCTCCCTCCAGATCTAACAgagtaggagtgtatgtggactGTCCGGCTGGCATTCTGTCTTTCTACAGCATctcccctgacacacacacactaacacacttaCATACACTCCGCACCACATTTACTGAACCTCTCTATGCTGGGTTTAGGCTTTATTACTTATACTCCTCAGTGAGTTTGCGTCATATAGAATAG